A region of the Mangifera indica cultivar Alphonso chromosome 10, CATAS_Mindica_2.1, whole genome shotgun sequence genome:
CAATACGACATGAGTTTGAGGGTTTATTAatgattcttcattgaaattatttttctctaacaattcttctttctcttcaatttcttcacaAATGATTTGTCATCCTCTTTGATgtcattatttactattttagttgatttgagttttaactcaaacttaattttctcaatcaatAATGGATccttttatttgaataaattattattttcacccaaagtaTTAGAAAACTATAAGCTCTTATCTTTTGAATAAGAGTAGATTTGACTTGAAtcagtttaaactcaaatatgcATTGAACTTGAATAAGTTAAAATTCTAACTAGATAATTTACCTTGAGTTTGAAGGCATGCTAATGATTTTTTGtagagtttttttgtttttttttctatgatttTTCTCAAATCATTTATGGATCCCTTGTTAGATTAAATCactattttcacccaaaatttatagaaaaaataattcttaCTATTAGATAAggataaattcaaactaaatatttttaaaaaaattactctatTAATGAAAATAGGTTCCAGAGTCAGAAGGATAAATGGGTAATCTTCacaatttatttctttaaattagAGCTTTAAACGGTAaatatttgaatgataaaattgtattatttcgctaaattattatttatattataattataataatatgaagCAAAATTCTATTTGGACTTATGCTTATgattcaataaattatttttagtgaTGGTAAACCCACACACCtctcctcccccccccccccccccaaaaaaaaaaaaagctcattTTTAGTGATGGTAAACCCACACACGCAGTAGTGCTGTAACGTAGAACACCGCTAAGCCATCGAAGACATTCACTTCCACACTCCCCACCCTGATAAGTGGAACCCACCTTCCAAAGAAGCTGACCACCATTAAACGTGGCTGTCACAGCTTTTAAGATCGCGTGAATTCTTATTTTCACAACCAACAAAGTGGAATAGAGCCGAACCTAACAGGTAAGCAATTATACACCCTACTCGCATCCATTTTAACTAATGCACGCActtaattttactttattgtttcacattatttttaaaataaaataaatataatattattttttaatatatttaataaaaaacatttaaaaaattataaatttaattcatttaataaaaaattataaaatattagttcatttaataaaaataaaattataaaaaatagtttaatacttttaaattttattatacaaagaTTTATTAATCAATTCAGTTAGATTAATTATACTCAAATTtacatgatttattttaaagtgAAGATAAAAAGTCTTGAAATAAGGGTTGAGATATTGAAAGGTATAAatcatagttattaatattatatgatatataatgaGTATTGtagtaaaaaaaaagatattttaaattgtataaaaaacactttgatatattaaatatattatataataaaatatatataaataattttactatacataccttttttttttaataatgatttgataatattacttttaaaaatatttataatattttttaataatttgataattcaaattttttatttttattaattttaaaaaaatatatctaataatacaatatttgatatataatacaaaattttgattttataaagtGATACGAACAATTTATCTAAATGTACGACCAATCAAACTGGTCAACCCTCGGACCAAGTCTTCAAACGTTGGTTCGTTCCCAAGTAATACAGCGAGTAGAAACATCAAGCATTGATCAGCGCGTGAGTAAACTTTAGTTTCTCAAGAGTTCTTCTGAGAGAGACTCAAATCAAAAGAGAATCCACTCGCCGTCTCCTTCTCTGGTGGCGTCCATTGCAGAGGTCCTCCgctgttttctgtttttcttttccaaaaaaaaaaaaatctctccaAAAAATTCTATTCTTTCTCTCCATAGACTTTTGCTTCTTCTTAATCGGTCAATTTTACATTAGTTTCTTTACTTTGTCAACGATGTCGTTTTTGTAGACTGGAATGAGTTAGTTGTAAGAACGAACAAGTAGACAGTTAACAGAATTGAAAAGAGTAAGAAAATGCGGACGCTTTGCGACGTTTGTGAGAGCGCTGCTGCTATTCTTTTCTGTGCAGCTGACGAAGCCGCTCTTTGCCGGTCCTGTGACGAGAAGGTAAATATTATTCGAATTAATGATGATTTAATTCTTCATAATTTGTTTTTGGTctgaaattcttgaaaatgattTGGTCAATGGCCTTATGAACACAAAGATCCGTCGTTTTGAATACTCTTTCATGTCGAgttgtaattttttgttgtaGGTTCATATGTGCAACAAGCTGGCTAGTCGACACGTGAGAGTAGGGCTAGCGAACCCAAGTGATGTGCCACGCTGTGATATCTGTGAGAATGCGCCTGGtgtgcagttttttttttttttttggtgatctATATGTTTGtgaagaattgaaatttgaggtTTTGTATGAGGGTTTTGAagtttgtttgtctttttttttcccttggaAACGTGTGTGTAGGTTTCTTTTATTGTGAGATAGACGGTAGTTCACTCTGCTTGCAATGCGATATGACTGTGCACGTGGGTGGTAAAAGAACCCACGGGAGATATCTTTTGTTAAGGCAGAGAGTTGAGGTTTGTGTCTTATTACTGGAGGATTTCTGTTCTTATTCTGTAAATGGTATTATTGAAGTCATTTTTGGTTTTCGTTTGGTATGTTTGTTGTAGTTTCCAGGGGATAAGCTAGGTCGTTTGGAGGAGCTAGCACTTCAAACCATTGATCCAAGTAAAGTAAGGAGGGACCAGATTCAACCACTTAAGCTCATGGCAAGAGAGAGCCAGCAAAATCATAGGGCTTCTGTTGCTCCAATGCTAGATGGTGATGCTGATGGTGATGGAATGGTggacaataaattaattgatcttAATGCCAGGCCCCAACGTGGGCAAACTTCAAATAATCAGGTATCTGTATTCCAGAGACTCCATTTTTTTGGTAGTTCTTTGATATCTGAAGTTAATCAGTATTCTTAAAACTCTATGGCCTGTCTTTTGTTTGCAAGTTAAATACTGTATTGATACTTTGAGTTGATAAAATTGCTACTGTATTAATGTTTAAGGAACAGGGGATGGATGTTCTTAGTGGCAGTAATCATGAGTCACCTGGGGTGGTTCCTGTTGGATCCTTCAAAAGAGAGCCTGAAAAATGAACAAGGTATAATCCCTATTTCTCATTGATACTGGGTTTAAATGTTTCATCTCTCGTTATTCTGTTACATATTTTTAGTGGTTTGAATAATTTGGTTTCAGTGAATATAATTTGCTTGTACTTTTGTGAAGTGTTCTGATTGTTAAACAATCCCATCTTGGTTAGTATGGTGTTTGATATGATTACTTGTGCTAGACTTGGCAATTACACCAACACTTACGATTGCTAGTAATGTTATTCATCCTATTGTATAACTTTGTTGTTTTCTCTCTACTAGAATAATTGGATTTTCAGTTTGAACTTCTAGAGGAAAATTcttatattgtattaaattgTGTTATGTGATGGTGGTCTACATATCTAAGTCAGAATTCTCTGCTTGGCATGCCACATATCAGATGATTTCTTCCTCTGGGGTGAAGAGTGGAAGATCTAATGAAATTCTTGTTCAACCCATATGCATATTTGCCCTTGTATCAGTGGAGGTTTAGAGTTGCTTTGTATGTGCATCTTGTTTGTTAAGTCTTTGTCTTAGTCTTGTCATCAAGTCAGTGAGTCATGGGCTAAAATTTGTTTTGGCTTTGTATTCtggatatttataataagttgtATCTATATCAGCCTTAAGTTTTTCTATCAATATAGTAGTCTGTGGATGGCGAAACTACTATGATATACAACAgtgtcattatattttttttagaaaattttcatgtaGTTCTTATTTGTTACAAGCATGCACACAACTTTGTgcatagttttttttaattaatgatattatacaaGTTGAGAATAACGGTAGAAGATTTATGGAATTTAGTACTTGTATTTGTAATTTAGTGAAAATCTAATCAAAGCCACCAGAATTTATGTTGATAAGTTCTAAAATGAGAGTTTTGATATGATGGTAAAGTTGCATGAAATAAAGCCACTTTTGGTATTTTATTTACTGAAGCAGATGTGATATGGTACCCTAGTATTTTTCTAGAATGGAAATTGATTTTTCTCTAGTTTATTAAAGTTAAGGTTTTGAGGCGCTTTACTTGAGATACTATAGATAAAAAATCAAGTAGAAAAATGGGATCGTCTGTTTTTAACTTGTCTCTGTGGACTATTgagagttttttattttttggcccTCTCATAAAGGCCAGTGCTAACCCTCTTATTATCAGGAGTGCTAGTTTGGACAGGTATTCCTCTAGAATGGCTGTATTGGATcccaaaatatttttactttaacaATCTGAAACCAAAAATGAGGAATAAAGTTGAGTTTCTTCTAATTTCCTACCTTTTTAGATGATGTGGTTCATATAAAAAGAGGTTTCTAATATGTAATGGTCAATATTGGTGCCAAGATGAAGAATGTGTTAACAAAGTGTTAATAGCAGAGATGATTTTCTTCCTTGTACTTTGTGGGTGCAGATGTTCTGCCAAACTCAGCTCTGAGATTGAGTTAATGGCATGAACAAGTTTATAAGAGCAATCTGCTGCATGTTTGACTTGATTAGTATCTGTCTGTTAAAAGCGTATTTGTTGTGAAGAGTGGGATAGATAAAGAGAAGTTTAACCTGTGTGCCAAAAGTGATCAGGCTAACACTATTCTGGTAATGTGAATATGCTGCAACATTGATACTTTGTaccaaaaataatttcagtGAATCTGATGATAATGATTGGAAAGACATATTCTATTTTATTGAGCAATATTAAAGGGGCATTATTGATAATGAATGCCTTGGATAAATTGTCCTGCAGGTGCCAATTTTGACACCTTGCTTGTCAAAGTTGAGCTTAAGCTTGAGATTGTTGGTACTTGATTtgctttttctgtttttcttacTCTTTTTACATACAATATATGTTCATAATGGAGCAGTGGTGGATTCAAGtgaaattagtttaaataaaagggttatttttgttttaatgattGGGAATCCGatcaaattttgtcaaacaaGTAAACCCTGGGGTAGTGATGGGGTTAAAtaagaaggttttttttttttcgttttattTCTTGGAATCTTGTTCGATTTTATCAAATGGGTAAACCTTTGTGTAATTATTAGACCTATAATCATTGCATCGAATAACTATTGTAACACTTCATTAGTTAGTTCTAAGttaattagtataaatttttCACATAATAGAAAGATCAAGCTAGtcaatttgaaatctaaaatatttaattcaaggTTGAGAAGACTAAGTTAGACTGAGTTTAGTTCGTTGATTAATATTGATTAGTAAACTAATATGAGAGAAGACGAATCTCAAGCATTGACTTGTATGTTAGGTCTTAGGCATGGGTGGAGTTAATCGTATCAAAGATAGAAAACTGATATAAAAGTactttttgatttaaaaataataataatagttaaaaatacGGGATaagactatttttttttttactttttaagcTAAGTACCTAACCTTAGAGATTGGCATAatattatggaaaaaaaaattaaaatacaaaatcagTAActaattggccaaaggactattacCCATCCAAGTTTAAGTGAGTTTTCAAAGTTACaattatgagatttaaaaattcaaaagttttatttatttgttaaaattctcagttaTGATTAAatgtaaaactgttatttaatagaaaaactaaagttttattatc
Encoded here:
- the LOC123228144 gene encoding B-box zinc finger protein 19-like isoform X3; amino-acid sequence: MRTLCDVCESAAAILFCAADEAALCRSCDEKVHMCNKLASRHVRVGLANPSDVPRCDICFFYCEIDGSSLCLQCDMTVHVGGKRTHGRYLLLRQRVEFPGDKLGRLEELALQTIDPSKVRRDQIQPLKLMARESQQNHRASVAPMLDGDADGDGMVDNKLIDLNARPQRGQTSNNQEQGMDVLSGSNHESPGVVPVGSFKREPEK
- the LOC123228144 gene encoding B-box zinc finger protein 19-like isoform X1 encodes the protein MRTLCDVCESAAAILFCAADEAALCRSCDEKVHMCNKLASRHVRVGLANPSDVPRCDICENAPGFFYCEIDGSSLCLQCDMTVHVGGKRTHGRYLLLRQRVEFPGDKLGRLEELALQTIDPSKVRRDQIQPLKLMARESQQNHRASVAPMLDGDADGDGMVDNKLIDLNARPQRGQTSNNQEQGMDVLSGSNHESPGVVPVGSFKREPEK
- the LOC123228144 gene encoding B-box zinc finger protein 19-like isoform X2 — protein: MRTLCDVCESAAAILFCAADEAALCRSCDEKVHMCNKLASRHVRVGLANPSDVPRCDICENAPGFFYCEIDGSSLCLQCDMTVHVGGKRTHGRYLLLRQRVEFPGDKLGRLEELALQTIDPSKVRRDQIQPLKLMARESQQNHRASVAPMLDGDADGDGMVDNKLIDLNARPQRGQTSNNQGMDVLSGSNHESPGVVPVGSFKREPEK